In a single window of the Rhopalosiphum padi isolate XX-2018 chromosome 1, ASM2088224v1, whole genome shotgun sequence genome:
- the LOC132932172 gene encoding uncharacterized protein LOC132932172, with product MDYQSRPTIAVTTISLALGLLAGCGAIVFPTDRQPGTSTVHGTRGDHRTPRDMREPKTDAQGLDLLSGGLKTTGQKWSSDEYQTLSSLQQTSDDSASQPVTTKVDIYPALTTDSLPFVARSRYVSNHLHPPYLHHLYDSDRNTYQQETTELEDQRSEYSAAKWNRYYPNSHRQLKKYGPVIMETDVAADGSSVQTGGYNVYDNGGADYGTGASSYEPENYKNGNVGSSGGGDAYVGWYTDPPTQSSRPATVVAEVRQPSHKMSIDVQKLTLLAIVKIALAKLKVLTAIKFLAFLWVKLKLLVVLKGFMFAKFTVVCKLLRLFLLPFLPNFLTWLRNAAMMQLNPAMNMSGPIMNEAATAAIQLRNDSAPDPALKRSTAGLDTLSAAGNVLRFVAFVQSARCAERTACRVSVTRPPSLQSALANWILSPLVNYIPNRKLKSYMSTLKEVSDYRLVNISRHPSTIEWFKWCDEQYYCDEEEEDTDENLI from the exons atggactACCAATCTCGCCCAACGATTGCCGTAACCACAATTTCGTTGGCGTTGGGGTTGTTGGCTGGTTGCGGTGCAATCGTTTTTCCGACCGATCGTCAACCCGGAACAAGCACGGTCCACGGTACACGGGGTGACCACCGAACTCCCAGGGACATGCGAGAACCTAAAACAGACGCCCAGGGACTTGACTTATTGTCGGGTGGGCTCAAGACTACCGGCCAGAAGTGGTCTTCCGACGAGTACCAAACGCTGTCGTCATTGCAGCAGACTTCCGACGACAGTGCTTCGCAGCCCGTCACCACGAAGGTCGACATCTATCCGGCGCTAACGACAGATTCACTGCCGTTCGTAGCTCGGAGCCGGTACGTTAGCAACCACCTGCATCCGCCTTACTTGCACCACCTGTACGACAGCGACAGGAACACTTATCAACAAGAAACCACGGAATTGGAAGACCAACGTTCGGAGTACTCGGCAGCGAAATGGAACAG GTACTACCCCAATAGTCACAGGCAATTGAAGAAATACGGACCAGTGATCATGGAGACGGACGTAGCGGCGGACGGCAGCAGCGTGCAGACGGGCGGGTACAACGTTTACGACAACGGCGGCGCGGATTACGGCACCGGCGCCAGTAGTTACGAACCGGAAAACTATAAAAACGGCAACGTCGgcagcagcggcggcggcgacgccTACGTCGGATGGTACACCGACCCGCCTACGCAATCTTCGCGACCGGCCACCGTCGTGGCCGAGGTCCGGCAGCCCAGCCACAAGATGTCCATCGACGTGCAGAAGCTCACGCTGCTGGCCATAGTCAAGATAGCGTTGGCCAAGCTCAAGGTGCTCACGGCGATCAAGTTTCTCGCCTTCCTGTGGGTCAAGTTGAAGCTGTTGGTCGTGCTCAAAGGGTTCATGTTCGCCAAGTTCACCGTGGTCTGCAAACTCCTCAGGCTGTTCCTGCTGCCGTTCCTGCCCAACTTTCTGACGTGGCTCAGGAACGCGGCCATGATGCAGCTGAACCCCGCGATGAACATGTCCGGGCCCATCATGAACGAAGCGGCGACCGCCGCGATCCAGTTGCGTAACGACAGCGCCCCCGACCCGGCGCTTAAGAGGAGCACCGCCGGTCTGGACACGCTGAGCGCGGCCGGCAATGTGTTGCGGTTCGTGGCCTTCGTGCAGTCGGCCAGATGCGCGGAGAGGACGGCCTGTCGAGTCTCCGTCACCAGACCGCCGAGCTTACAATCCGCGTTGGCGAACTG gaTCTTATCACCGTTGGTGAATTATATTCCTAACAGAAAGTTAAAATCCTACATGTCAACATTGAAGGAAGTTTCAGACTATCGTTTAGTTAACATTTCCAGACATCCGTCAACAATAGAATGGTTTAAATGGTGCgatgaacaatattattgcgatgaagaagaagaagatactgacgaaaatttgatttaa